The uncultured Trichococcus sp. DNA segment GATCCAGAAGTCATCAAAATGTATCAAGAAGCCAAAGATTTCGTCGAAAAGAATGGCTTGTCCGAAGAAATCAGCATGAGCATGGATGCGGATGGCGTCTACATGAACGTGAAGGAAGCCATCTTGTTTGCGCCGGGGAGCGCAGTCGTTACCGAAAGCGGCAGATCGGCTTTACAAAAAGTGGCAGAATTAATCGCTAATTTCGAAAATAAGGTCGTGGTTGAAGGGCATACAGACAACATTCCTCACCATGATCAAAAATTTGAGAGTAACTGGGAATTATCGGCCGGCAGAGCCATTGCCGTTCTCAGACAATTGGCTGAACAGCAAAAGATTGATCCCGCACGTTTGTCGGCTGTCGGCTATGGGGAATACAACCCGCTTGTTCCGAACGACACAGCCGAACAGCGTGCTGAAAACAGAAGGGTCAACATTGTGTTGGTCTATGAACCGGAGGGGGCAGAATAATGGAAAAAGAAGCGCAGTTGCCTAAGAAGCAGAACGTTCCGCGGCTTGTTCTGATTGCTTTGCTTTTAGTGGCTTTGATGATCGGTGGCGGAACAATCGGCTCTTTGATAACGACAGGGAAAGCCAAAGAATGGATCACTAGCTTCAATAAAAAAGAAGTGGAAAGCATACTGGTTCCCCAAGAGGAGTTTCTGGTGAATTTAAAATCGAATGATGGCAGCCCGGATGATTTTTTGAAAATCGAAATGTCCATAGAAACAATTGATGAAGAAA contains these protein-coding regions:
- a CDS encoding OmpA family protein, which translates into the protein MSKRRKRSSESSGSPEWMTTFSDLMTLLLTFFILLYSFSSVSNDKFMKAAGSLQDSFVGSGQKSILDGGQWIPEDKENVGVNATAGDAASLSDMEMAAIEAAKAEAAQAELFTTEGQTMIAVDPEVIKMYQEAKDFVEKNGLSEEISMSMDADGVYMNVKEAILFAPGSAVVTESGRSALQKVAELIANFENKVVVEGHTDNIPHHDQKFESNWELSAGRAIAVLRQLAEQQKIDPARLSAVGYGEYNPLVPNDTAEQRAENRRVNIVLVYEPEGAE
- a CDS encoding flagellar basal body-associated FliL family protein, yielding MEKEAQLPKKQNVPRLVLIALLLVALMIGGGTIGSLITTGKAKEWITSFNKKEVESILVPQEEFLVNLKSNDGSPDDFLKIEMSIETIDEEKGAILTEKAAIVRDAIISVLRNKSTETIFDEAEGVLVIKQEIISKINQNLGSDVASELYITNIVMQ